TGAAGAATCTGTTAAATAATTTGGAAAAAGCGGTTATTTTGTGCTTTGTGATATTTAGCTTGAGCTTTTCATTGACTGCACTTCCGGCATCGGCTGAGACACGTTATGCTCCTCCACAACCAGTAGGGAAGCTAGATTCTCCTGAATCAGTTGGTAAAAATACTTACTATCGTCCGAAATTGAGCAAAAGTTCGGAACTACAACCACCTATAGCTCCTCCACAACCAGTAGGGAAGCTAGAGCCAGATAGTACTCATAAAGTTGGTCAAAATACTTATTACCACCCGGAATTGAGCAAAAAAGCGAAAAAGTGAGAATAACAGATAATCTCACCTTATACTGAAGTTCCTCCTGCAAATATATTTACATAGACTCAAAACCTTATCATCATAATGGTTTTAATTGTTGAGTTAAATTTGTGTAGCCATGTAGGGGATTGATGCAAAAAAGCGATCGCCAATTATATTGAATCTACAACGTTGTACGTACTCACCAAAACAGCTATTGCTTAGACATGGGTACAAAATTTTTACTCAACAATTGAAACCCTTGTAATGACAAGCTTTGGAGCTTTTTAAGTATATTTACTGGGGAAAATCCAGATTAAAGAAATTCCTTGGAAGGAGGCTTCTGGGCATAAGTTCCTGCACTTTTTGGTTGTATTACCGAAGTGCGATCGCTGATCTTGTAGGTTAGATTGACGCTAGAAAACCCAACATCTATCCTTCATCGTTTCTTTGGTCACTCTAGCAACCACCTCATAAAGCTAGATTTCAAAGTTTAAATACATAACAGAAATAAACTCACCAAAACCTGATATCCTACAACCTGTAGCAAAAAGTGTCCCACTCTGTTGAAATTGAACATGGCTCAAAACTATCGCCGTGCGAAGCTCAGAGGCAAATCCTTTAAAGGGCAAGATTTAACAGGCGCAGATTTCTCTAATTCTGATATCCGAGGTACAGATTTTACTGGTGCGATTCTTCATAGTGCAAACTTTAGCAACGCCAAAGCAGGTTTACAACGCCGTTGGGCGATCGCTTTGGTAATATTTGCATTACTACTATCGGCAATATCCGGACTGCTATCAACCGTTGGTGGTTCGCTGCTAGGATTTATTCTGGTTAACAATCACCGCGAAAATATTTATGTTGTGGTAGTTAGCTTGATAGTTTTGTCAGTGTTTTTTATCATTATTATCCGCCGGGGATTGTCAGCAGCTTGTGGATTTTTGGTAATGGCAATGATATGGGCAGGTTTGGCGGCGATCGCCTGGGCTGGTATAGTAGCAGTAGCTTGGGCTGGAGTAGCAGTTACAAGCGTAATGGAATTAGCCGCTATAGTAGCAGTAATTGTTACTGCATCAATCTCAGTAGTAATTGTAGCAGCAGGAGCCGTAGTTATAGCAGGAGCCGCCGCATTTGCCGGAATTGTCGCTGGAATGCTTGCAGTTACAGTCACCGTGTCAGTTGCGGGGGCAATAGCCGGAGCCGTAGCTGTGGCGGCAGCAATGGTCAATTTGATTGCAGGAGGTGTAGCATTATTAATAGCAATAGCAGTAGTATTACTGTCTGCTTATATAAGCTGTCATGCCTTATTTGGAGATGAAAAGCAAAGCTTAACTCGGAATTTAGCGATCGCTTTTGTGACAAAATATGGAACTAGTTTTCAAGGCTGCGATTTAACAGATGCGGACTTTACCCAAGCCAGACTAAAAAACACCAGCTTCATCAGAGCTATTTTGACACGCACCTGCTGGTATCAAGCGAAAAAGTTGCATCTTGCGGCTGTGGGGACAACTTATCTTGACGATTTGCAATTACGAGAATTGTTGGTTACGAAAGACTTACAAAACAAAAACTTGAATGGCTGGAACTTGCAAAATATAAATTTGCAGCAAGCGAATATCAAGGATGCTAGCTTAATAGGAGCGAATCTTAGTGCATCTAACTTACAAGATGCAGATTTTTCTAGAGCTAACCTCGGACAAACGCAATTAAACAAAACCGATTTGAGAGGTGCGACTCTTACAGGTGCTTACATCGAAGATTGGTTAATTACTTCCCAAACGAAGTTAGATAACGTTAAGTGTGAGTACATCTTCATGCGGATACCCACACGGGAAAATCCTAATCCTCATCGTTTACCCCCAAATTGGGATGAAACATTTAAAGAGGGTGAATTTTCTCGCTTGTTTAATCCCTTGTCGAAAATTAAGATTTAAGAACGTAGTAAGCGCTACCCTACGGGAAAGCTTCTCCTGTCGGAGACGCTACGCTAACGCTAACAGCGCTTTTATTCTAAGTACATGTTAAAATCTTCGACTGTGAAATTGGGGATTTTTTCAGCGCTGAAGCGCCGACTACGAGTTATAATGTTAAACTCGCTTTTCTGTTACTAAGGTGAGGCTAACCCATTCGCCTTTATCGCTGTAACTGCGAATCATCCGTTGGCGTAAGTTAGGTTCGATTAACCAACCTGCTTCTAAGATAAAGCTTTGGCGTAATTTCACTTTCACTGGACAATTAGCAGAAGCACCATCAGGTAACAGTAATACTTGCACCTGCTTTTGGGGATCTTGATCAAAGTGAATTATAGAGCCTTTAATCGTAGCAGTTGAGGTAATTGTTCGTTCGCCAAAGCTTAAACTTTGAATTAATCGCCCAGCATCCAATCGTAATTGTAGAGTAGAAGAAAAAGTATCAGGCGATCGCCAATCAGGATATATTGTTACACCTTCGCCATGCCATTCTCCTAACAAGTCATCTATTGTTAAAGGTGGACGTTGTGGTGCTTCAGTTTCCGCCAAATGTTCGCGAATTAAGGTAAGTTGGTCTAAATCGCCATTTTTATCAAATAACTGCACCAAGCGTAAACGGCGATTTTTTTGAATAAATCCAAATTCTGCACCAAATTCAGAATATGGTGCTAGCTGAATCGAACCTTGAGAAAATTCGCCATTTTCAAAAAATAAAACACTTCGTCCTAGTGAACTATATTCTAAAACTTTTTCATCTTCCCGCAGACGGATAATTTGGCGAATAGTCTGATTATTGTTCAAACCTTCCAAGGAGACAACCGAGGGAGTATCATTCACCAATTCACCTTGGGGAGAGAAACGGGTAAATGAACCAGACCAGACACCGATATTTTGCAGCAAACGTTCCCATTGCGATCGCATAGCGATTTTGGATTTTAGATTTTAGATTGGTGATTAAAAATAAGCTTCTGCTTAATGCGAGCGTGCGAGCGTGCCCTATCCACCATTATCTAGCAAATCGACGCACTGCAAATAAGCTTCCTAATAATCCGACTGTGGCACCAAAACCAAGGAGAATTAAAGGTAATAATAAAGTTTGGGCGCTAGTGAGTTGCAAACCGTTGGTGAGAAATTGGATAAACTCAGGTTGATTAATGAGCGAATTACTGAGAAACTGCTGAATTAGAGAAATGAAACTCCAAGCGATCGCACCGCCAACTAAGCCAAAAGTAATTCCTTGTAAAATAAACGGTAGATAAATCCAAGTCGAAGTTGCACCCACAAGTTGCATAATTTCAATTTCCCGACGTCGGGCAAGAACAATTAAGCGAATTGTCGTGCTAGTAACAGCGATCGCCGTTGAAGTCAAGATGATAGTAATTGTTAAAGTAATCCAATTCAAAGATTGATGTAACTGAGCGATGCGTTGCACAGCTTCATCTACATACTGGACTGCATTAACTTGGGGTATTTTAGCAAGTTGTGTCGCTAAAGTCGGGACAACTTGGGAGTTACGCGCTTTCACCTTAATCTCATCAACTAAGGGATTATCGCCTAACTGCTGGGTAGCACCATCAATATCAGAAATTCCTAGTTCCTTAACTAGTTTATTCCAAGCTTGCTCTTTGGTGATTGTTTGCATTGCCGCAACTTCGGGTAAATTCTCAACTATTGGAGCGATCGCTTCTACCCGCGCACCCGCATTCAGGTAAACTGATACTTCTAGCTGGCTACCAAACTGGTTAAGCAGCTTTTCTAATTGCCAAGAACTTTGCAGACTCAACCCGAATAAAAACAATAACACGGTAACAGTACTTACCGCCGCCCAATTCATCCAACCTCCCCGCAGCAAACCGAGGCAAGTTTCTTTTAACAGATAGTCAAGTTTAGTAAAAAATTTAAACACACTAAATACCGATGTATTAGTTTCGCGTCAACATTTTGGCATGTTGATAATAAATGTGGCTAGCGTAGTAAGCACGGAGAGTGCTTAAAATAAGCACTCTCCGTGCTTACTACGTATTACCATTCCGCCAAAGCTGCGGTAACTCCTTTTCGTAAATCTGGTGTCAGTGTGGGATTATTTAATAATTGTTGCAATTGTTGATAAGCAGTTTCTGGTGCAAGATTCTTTAGTGCAGCGACGATGTGGAGTCTGACGACTTCATTATTATCTGACAGCAGAGAAATCAACGGTTCAATTGCCTCGATATTGCCTAATTGTCCCAAAGATAAAGCGATCGCACTTTTAATTGAGGTAATTTCAACTGCTGGATGTTGCGATCGCAATATTGAAAGTAAAATTACTGTCGCTTTCGCAGTTAATATCGAATCGCTGACTCGACCTAAAACTGTAACGATTTCTAACCACAGTGTTTGTGATGAAAGTTGATTAAATGCTTGTTGGAGATATTCTAAACTGGATGATGTCTTCATCCAACTGAGGGCGCGGATAATTTCGATTTGTAATTTTATTGGTGTCTGGGGCGATATTAGCACTAAAAATAAGTGTTTGGCAGCCTCATCACTACCGATGCGCGAAAGTGCAATAGCCGCAGCTTGGGCAACTTCGAGATTAAAGTCATAAAGTCTGGGTTGCAGTTTCGCCACCAAATCTAAACTTGAGTATAAGTCAGCGCGAACACTTAAACCAAGCACAGCTTCACGTCTGACAGCAGCAGCGACATCATTTAAAGCCTTTAAAAGAATCGCTGGAATACGAGGATCGTGAAAGCTGCTGAGGGCTTCAATCGCTATAGCGCGTATTTCAACTAGCGGATCTTGCACCACACTTAATAGAGGTGTAATGATTTCTGGTTGGCGGATGTAACAAAGCGATCGCACTGCCAAAACTCGTGT
Above is a genomic segment from Tolypothrix sp. NIES-4075 containing:
- a CDS encoding HEAT repeat domain-containing protein — encoded protein: MNNINQLLVQARAAHDAGDWSRVLQCVQLILGENAKDPEIVKNQAYLLELALSILEMGDFQQRWEIAKVFVRLGNVAITPLIDILEDEDAEDDLRWYAVRILGDLKNPKAIAPLVELLKSSDDEEFKAIAAAALGQIGQSAIAALSELLTSVDTRVLAVRSLCYIRQPEIITPLLSVVQDPLVEIRAIAIEALSSFHDPRIPAILLKALNDVAAAVRREAVLGLSVRADLYSSLDLVAKLQPRLYDFNLEVAQAAAIALSRIGSDEAAKHLFLVLISPQTPIKLQIEIIRALSWMKTSSSLEYLQQAFNQLSSQTLWLEIVTVLGRVSDSILTAKATVILLSILRSQHPAVEITSIKSAIALSLGQLGNIEAIEPLISLLSDNNEVVRLHIVAALKNLAPETAYQQLQQLLNNPTLTPDLRKGVTAALAEW
- a CDS encoding pentapeptide repeat-containing protein: MAQNYRRAKLRGKSFKGQDLTGADFSNSDIRGTDFTGAILHSANFSNAKAGLQRRWAIALVIFALLLSAISGLLSTVGGSLLGFILVNNHRENIYVVVVSLIVLSVFFIIIIRRGLSAACGFLVMAMIWAGLAAIAWAGIVAVAWAGVAVTSVMELAAIVAVIVTASISVVIVAAGAVVIAGAAAFAGIVAGMLAVTVTVSVAGAIAGAVAVAAAMVNLIAGGVALLIAIAVVLLSAYISCHALFGDEKQSLTRNLAIAFVTKYGTSFQGCDLTDADFTQARLKNTSFIRAILTRTCWYQAKKLHLAAVGTTYLDDLQLRELLVTKDLQNKNLNGWNLQNINLQQANIKDASLIGANLSASNLQDADFSRANLGQTQLNKTDLRGATLTGAYIEDWLITSQTKLDNVKCEYIFMRIPTRENPNPHRLPPNWDETFKEGEFSRLFNPLSKIKI
- a CDS encoding cell division protein FtsX — protein: MFKFFTKLDYLLKETCLGLLRGGWMNWAAVSTVTVLLFLFGLSLQSSWQLEKLLNQFGSQLEVSVYLNAGARVEAIAPIVENLPEVAAMQTITKEQAWNKLVKELGISDIDGATQQLGDNPLVDEIKVKARNSQVVPTLATQLAKIPQVNAVQYVDEAVQRIAQLHQSLNWITLTITIILTSTAIAVTSTTIRLIVLARRREIEIMQLVGATSTWIYLPFILQGITFGLVGGAIAWSFISLIQQFLSNSLINQPEFIQFLTNGLQLTSAQTLLLPLILLGFGATVGLLGSLFAVRRFAR
- a CDS encoding DUF3598 family protein is translated as MRSQWERLLQNIGVWSGSFTRFSPQGELVNDTPSVVSLEGLNNNQTIRQIIRLREDEKVLEYSSLGRSVLFFENGEFSQGSIQLAPYSEFGAEFGFIQKNRRLRLVQLFDKNGDLDQLTLIREHLAETEAPQRPPLTIDDLLGEWHGEGVTIYPDWRSPDTFSSTLQLRLDAGRLIQSLSFGERTITSTATIKGSIIHFDQDPQKQVQVLLLPDGASANCPVKVKLRQSFILEAGWLIEPNLRQRMIRSYSDKGEWVSLTLVTEKRV